From the Telopea speciosissima isolate NSW1024214 ecotype Mountain lineage chromosome 9, Tspe_v1, whole genome shotgun sequence genome, the window ttccCGTAACTGAGAGGGTTAGTTGTGagagtgtgccgttgtcacgaattttctaggaccaaaatgcccttttggggtggtaattgtaaaataccccccaccccatcaccgtcccttctcctcctcctccttcttctccttcttcttcttcctcctctgcaaccccaaaccttgttttctccactTGAGGTCCTAAACTCCTACAGTCTATTGCTTCAATGCCTTTTGTTGATGTGTTCAGAGCTCCAGAGGAAGAGAAGATCTAGAGCAAGAGATAAGAAATGGAGGGCAAGGAAGAAAATGTTAAGCTTGGAGCTAACAAGTTCTCTGAGAGGCAGCCCATAGGGACTGCTGCACAAACTGATAAGGACTACAAGGAGCCACCCCCAGCTCCTCTGTTTGAGGCTGGAGAGCTGCAATCATGGTCCTTCTGGAGAGCAGGAATTGCAGAGTTCATGGCTACTTTCCTCTTCCTTTACATCACTATTTTGACTGTCATGGGTGTTAAAAGAGCTCCCAACATGTGTGCCTCTGTGGGTATTCAAGGGATCGCTTGGGCCTTTGGGGGTATGATCTTTGCCCTTGTCTACtactgttatacccgtaccccgggatataattaaatatcatttctttctcgtgacgtgtagataccgccaTGTATcttggtgacctgttctccatgatggtcaaacctagctacaaaatcgttgaccacaaagACGGGTTTGctctgtggaggaaagattcctcaaccgccccGGGAAAGTTCGTGACGGCGACTTgccgactaccctccaagtaccagcccggaagcgaggagttcagagAGAGCATCCCCGGACCGTCACCCGCTTGGATAATTCgctcggtgatgagcttagcattgccgtggcgaggtttcgggtcatgggtaataaaccatgacagggaaaagtaagttctagcctcaagacttattaattattcttcccttggtaacctcagtgcgggtccgggcttgaaccgctcgagctatttcatgagagaagggaataatttaagttcgggtcccacgcacctttaggaagtacattggggacttatacccatctcatatgaacccatctaagaatgggcttttccctaattaaagttgtgggcaggcccatttaacctattgacccaatgatgggttattccatccacttacccacataggactaatgggttgacccattaagcctcatgacccatttgactagaggtacccaaatacccatttattataaatgatcccttgagggagagagagaacattacttctccttcatcattctcatctaccctaaatcgtggaggagagaaagaggagagaaagaggagaagggagGTGGAGAGGCttgaggaaggtggagaccccatctcttgggccataaatcgtggagctctctcatcttggggtaggtaagctattgaagcttcttccttcttctattttggattttaaaaggggttgggtaatgggagagattgacctagatctctcttggaacctagggagtcgatggagcattaaagcccaacctatggtggagttatttcactccattatgagctctaatgtaagggttctcattgccatttgagagatttaaggttggaccctaatgagcttaggatggagtttcctagaagttcttgtgctttaaaaccacttgaaaatggggtccttggagggaatccttcggattttggacccgaaggtgtgagggtttacatgtggtttcgcactgcaagaaaccaccccgaaattaccttcccgagaaggccccgtgaagctcggatttacactcggtttcgcttttcgaaaccacatccgcatccgaccttgactaaaattgtcccgagcccccgtgaagctcggatttacactggTTTcgttttcgaaaccacatccgcatccgaccttgactaaagctatcccgaaccccggtttcctaggatttacatgtggttgcgaatttgggcatgaaaccactcccgcaaccactttgtttcaaaccttatacttaagtgattatgggagaccttttggggatcctttcccttcgctcgtttaaccttatttcactctttgtttaggttaatatattcatcttgtggtttattgcttgatcgaggcgacaactgataatcttggtgcttggcgtatacgtagtgagtgggtttggttgtttgggcctgttattattattgcattatatattatgtaatcattataattaataagcatgtttgtgcatattgcatactcttatatacaattgttataatgttgatcggtaatgttgtaccttgatgggtctcggtgccggtgggtaccggttcggaaccccgaacactatatacatttatgaagaaattatgttgaatgtcatgttgaatcagatgcAGCGTAGCGTGGcgggtaaccgggcactaaaccagatgaaaagttgatgcaccggattacctctcgggacgataggacttgcatgtagtatattgtggctaggatttcacacccttatgctacgacccttaccaacagggtttaggtgttgggtaatcgcacaccggattctcgtggaggtgggagaggccactcatggtagtattggttatcggggtccgccaccgagtggtcttggaggcttcgatcggcgtaggtcccacgtgacaattgaggtttcattgtggcgataagttaagtgacccacagttgtctcccgagttgtcacatggcatatgccattgacttagttgtttgttaggtggaaaaatgaacttaacatgtgcatgcatcattggactatgtgaattgcgtgtttgtgcatccccatcccctcaccggctcagtggagctaacccctcgtgcgcacactttttagattatgatgcgtgacggatatctcgcgggacttggagtgcAGCCCTGGgtacgatgagattggtgaggaggaaccggaggccgtgtttgaggaacatggcgacggtgtccttgcgatgattgtgcctacgggccgtgaggatattcgggactcgatccctttgatttacttttgaggctaaggcctatgttgAAATACTTATCGTTATAccattttgatagttattagatggtcattggaaatgtaactaattactgtatttatcatctagcctttgaacctcttgtaactattcgatttatacgcttcgcAATACTatcgatccttggaatgtaatattcttcttttcgcattctaatattatattgtgttaatattggttatgactgtgcgctGGGACACCGTGTTCGTGATCCGGGttgtttagtaggatgacacgcgtcgccctagtcaccctttatatgatattatattccttgtccggaataggggcgtgacaatgCGTGGTATCGAGCGAGATGCTCGCACCACCCACGCCTAGCTGGATttgtgatttactctccacaataggttgctaagttaaaagcttccaacaccgcataattggaatgtgtgtgaatgctagggagaagactagtttAGGGTGAAAGCCAAGACAATAGCAAATGATAGGCACAACAAGGGAAGGAAAGACAtgtgtatatatttatagatATATTCCTTCATTTCATTGTGAATACATTTTCCATAAGCCAAATGAGTGATTACAAAAATTCAGCTGAATCAGAAACTTCAAattcttacaaccaagaaaaagaaaaaaatttactacATGGTAAGACAAATAGCTAggagtccatagagagcatggtgggaatggacaggaggtctactgctccatctcatcatcactaccGGGCTCATCCtctgtgccctcatcatggaggtaggagtgcaagtccTCCATCTCGCCGCCAAGCTCTCCATGCATCTCGCCTCGATGCATcgagcctagtgttcactccttcaaacccCCGAGCCATGCCGGTGCTCATTTGGCCCAAAGCCTGCAAGAATCCTATCGATGTCCGACCCACTAGGAGCAAAGGCCggatgaagaggccgcatgcACAAGCCGGCCGAGGAGGAGGCTCATGTACCGAGGCTCAGCCCGTGGCCCCTCTCCGGGAccaatggctccccatcactatatgcatccatcgcACTGCATCCTCGCCACCGCAttacgatctagaggtggatcttggttaagtcttgatcctcctcactcaagtcaactccaaaatgctggaaaatagtggtgagcaacctcccatagggtaaatctaagttcttcCGGGATTTCGCCCGCATGATCCATGgtccgcatgataatgtagggaagcagatgggaatgcctttgtagaggtgataggccacatagcctacgaagatggaaggcatggtgcggtgacctgctataggcacgatgttgtgCCGCACAATCCGGCTCAATATCCCGGGAGAATTAGCAAAAGAAGTCTTAGGCACTTTCTTCACGAATGCCCCACGTGTAAGCTCCCCGTATAATTCCCCGTATGCCTCTCTCCCgagaaaggagtagggattcttccatggtgcgcAGAGGTCTTCTCCCCAAatagctacattgaggatgccCGCCAACCGTGCCCTCGTGAAGGAAATGGTGACTCCTTGACATAAGAGATGATCCGGTAATCTCGCgtgcctaggttctcggtgtgcggttggcgtagaagtgacgaatgagcttgggatagaatggctcgaaggttgaggaggttggaccacccgagcttcaaatctcggccctactttgtaggccttgaggtcttccaAGACTACATCTCTTCCCTCCAAGATACTCTTAAAGCGAAAGTGGTCTTGGTACATCTCttgtttctctaggtcttggaacCATAGTGCATCCAAGGCAAGTTGGGCAGCTTGTTCGGCCCGTGCACGCCtttgttctaggagccatttaCTTCCCTAACTTGCAACCAAGGAAGGCCAAGGATATAGAAACATATTAAGTCAATGCTTGGATATTAAGGCCTAAGCAGATATACAATGAAAAGAGACAAGGAATTAGAACCTAGACCTTGATTCCTACGATGATTAACCAAATTACAAAGCAGAAATGTACTAGGAAAATTTTGTTGTGAATGGTCTAAGGAGttagggaaaaggggaatgcatgGCCAACATGTAGATGCAATCATAGAGGATAAATGTACATGGCCACATTATGCTGGAGAGCATTATATTATGCAAGCAAGTAGTTCAAACAAAAATTGGACTGAATTGATAAGAAATATACtaagaaaaccaaagaggaaattttcagaatttggttGGAAGTTGAATGGCATAGTAAACAATATACATACATGGCCATATTATACCTAGAACATGAAGTTTATACCAAATACCTAGTTCAAGCAATATATGGAGCTAACTTGTGGTAAATCATGCTTAGAActtcaaagaaaggaaaattcagATATGGTACATGGATTTTAACTCATAGGGACAATTATTCATAGCCATGTTATGCTTGGGATTAAGCCCTCTTATGAAATGATAAATGCAAGCAAACAAGGGGTGCATTCGATCATGAGGCATGCTTGaaactctaaaagaaaaaaaaataaaaaattcagatGTGGTTCTTGGAGTTCAAATTGCAAGAAGTAAATAGGTaatggcttgagacaaccccaaattacatacaccaagcctacctaccaaaaccgaacttgatttgggcaaaaaaaaaaaaagggaaatagaattttcggttagggttttgggatttctccaaaatccaacccaaacccatggtGATGGTGCAAAATTGGGGTAAATGCCTcaactaggttgcatatgatGGGAACGAAGGAGGGATGGACAAAAATCCATCTATATAGCTAGGAGAAAACGAAAAAACTCAAACCTAGTAAACCcgaaatgggttttggggtttctccataagagaagtcgaagggagaaagagatagatcgatagagagggaagaggtcATACCGAACTCGATCGGATTCTCGTGGAGGTGGGTTGgagtgccaaaaatccacctagaAGGGAAATGGAGCAAGAATGAGTGCGGTTTTGGGTTCTCCAGAGCGTAGGGTGTGTTTAGAAAtaggaatttgggttttgaaaaagagtttcgagttagaaattctatttttgggccatgcggttttacactcggTGCAAAACTTTGAAACCGACCGTGAATCCGCGGTTTCTGAGACCAAACTTTGGTCTCCGTGAatctcggatttacactcggatgcagccTAGTGAAACCGCACGTAAATCCGACCCGGCCAGAATGGGTTTTTAACCCTGTTTTGCTTAACCGACTTGTTTCTAATGCTTAGTACCCTCATTattgcttcccttacccctcgtAGCCTTTGTGTTTACCTTTGtaaatcaatttttggttggtttgcttaatattgctaTTGTGCCTATAATCAGGTGTTGATCAGAACCtgtgtgaaccatggttaatacacggTCAAATGCCAACCGCTCTCGCTATAGGAAGAAGCCGGTGAGGCTTCAAATACGGTTCTACCGGTAGCACCGCCGATtagtaataatgcggatgtcgccgttgttgagcaataggttgcaatccatggaacaagagcatagggaggcgcaacaagagcagcgccaatttatgcaaaacatgaTCGCTATGTTCCAAGactttgttagggaaaggcagccAAGTGCCTCCTCCTatgcaagtcaatcctccccaCCGCCCGTGGGTTCTCGCTGTACCTAGTGTTCCTCCCGGCTCAAGCTACTGCCGgaattcctttgacacaagaggCGCCACACCTACTCTACCTCCCACTTGTGGCTCCTCCACCAAGCGGTGGCTCGGCTAGGTGGATGCTTTGCTAGGTTATCGGAAAGATTTGAAACatcgtcctccaaccttctacaagatggcccatgattcctttttcccgcaacatttataagggatcttgagagatctttgaagtgatagatgcaatgacacggacaagatccgTGTGCTACCTACCACCGGGTGATTCCGATgcgtggtggctctcctctaaagaccatttttgggcaactcacccgagaggcaacttgggctcaattcaaggaagtcttcttcaaaatttcttccctctaacttccgtgataggaaggagtccgagtttatgagcttctttcaaggatccaaatcggtccttgagtaccgcaagcttttgaggagcttTTTCGCCCATACACATGAAGGCCAagaatgtgaaggctaggaagtttgagaaggggcttagacctagcattagtacttcgtggtgctacacaagtaccctacttatgccGAGACACCCAGgccgctaaggtgattgaggaccagcAGAGAGAGAAATACGGCCATTCAGCCGGTAaaggcccatgacctctcataaacctaggggatccacaaaattccaaaagagaggatcctaCACTCTGCTTTTCGGTCCGATCCGGAGGTCGATGAGTGCAACCGCCagcctacatcaactcctcactatggtttccggactcttatatgttacaattgcaaggagtccgggcatatggttcgagactATCCTCATCCTCGGATGATAGGACCTCCAGTGCAGCTACACAAAAGGCACCCAAGCCAAGGCGAttgtgcgttctcttcttccctgcccggcccatagatctcaaggtcgggtgtattcgtgacaaatgaagaggccgGCCGATCCGGTGTTATTACggtaatgcactctactcttaagatgtgcatattaatagcttttgtttctatgattggttgtcCTGTTGCTTGTCAAAGTgtcgttcttgtttgctctcaccgctttatgctttatttgattcggggcaTCACacttttgtgtcccctagttttgctaaggagatgtccattgaaccaaagctaatggcccGAAATTGATAGTCGacaccaacgggtagcaaggttgaacttgACTCGGTTTATGATCCTTGCCCGGTATGTGTGGGTGGTCACGGACTCAAGCAAGCTTAGATActgctggatatgaaagactttgatgtgattttgggaatggattggctatcaactcacaaagccAGCCTAATGCATTCAGAGAGGAAGGTTCTCTTCAAACCGggaaggtgaagagtttgtgtttatgggtactaggcgggagagacccaagaaggTTATCATCTCCGCCCTCCAAGTACGAGGTTGTTGGCGGAGGGATGTCAGGTGTTATCTAGCATCCGTGATAGACACCTGAAGCCAAAGGCAGCCTGGAAGAGTTGCAcgtggtgaaagactttccGGATGTCTTTCCCGAGGATCTAACGCGGTTGCCACCAGATCGCGAGacgagttcatgatagatcgattcctggtgcagcccaagatccaaggcaccttacaggatggccccaatcgagctaaaggagctacaagagcgCTTGAATGACtcgttgaagaagggtttcattagacccagtgtatctccttggggagcactccgtgttgtttgtgaaaagaaggacggtagtatgcgtgtgcattgactaccgtggagctcaacaaattgacaatcaagaaccaagatcctttgcctaggatcgatgacctattcgatcaactacgGTGCTAAGGTGTTCTCAAAAATTGATCTCCGCCGTGGTACCATCGATTGAAGATCGAAATAGTGATATCGCAAGAAGAAGCATTAGATCTCGCTATGatcattatgagttcttggtcatgtccttcggctgaccaatgccccggccgcctttatggagttgatgaaccgggtgttccacgatgttctagacaagtatgtcattgtcttcattgatgacatcttggtctattccaagagcgaaGAGGAGCACGCGACCATCTTCGCCTAGTATTGCAACGCCTAAGGGAGAAGCGCTTGTACGCCAAATTCggaagtgtgagttttggctacacAGTGGCATTTCGGGACACCTTGTTTTcggtaagggtatagaggttgaccctggcaaggtgaagtcgtGAGTTGGGcgatacccaagaatgtggcgGGCATTCGTAGTTTCCCGGGACTAGTCGGCTATTAcagagatttattgagaacttctcaaggctctccgctcctatgacacgaccgaccgaaagggagtgaagttcgagtggtccgatagttgtgaaaagagcttccaagagcttAAGCAGAGGTGGTTTCGCTCCAAgacttaccattcctaatggtactcggagggatggtagtctacgatgatgcatctaaaatgggcttgggttgtgttctaatgcaagatgggaaggtagtggcctatgcttctcggcaattgaaggactatgagaagaattacccgacccatgatttggagcttgcacTGGTTTTCGCTCGAAGATCcggagacattatttatatggtgagaagagcgaatATAcaagtgatcacaagagcctcaaatacttctttacacgtaaggagctcaatatgaggcagcgacggtggttggagttgttaaaagattatgattgtaccatccattaccaccggcaaggcaaatgtagtagcggatgcgcTGAGCCAAAATCTCGACCTTGTCACCGCATCACTGCAAGCGCCAGTGAGAAACTCATtgaggaagctagaaggatggaccgGAATTttggttgatggtgttaccttatctctatcaCTTTATCAAGTACAATCCACTTGGTAGGGCGAATTCAATCAGCCCAGGCTTCgatgaggagattcaaaaggttattgaggctatcaaggggACACGCAGCTGGGGCTGGATTTTACTTTAACagagtggtgttctcatgttcggacaacggctatgtgttcctagtaaccctcggttgaggaaggaagtgttaggccgaggcccatgactctccctattctattcatccaggtagtacgaagatgtataggGATCGAAGGAATATTAccggtggagtggaatgaagagggatgtggctgagtatgtggcaaaatgtcttacttgtcgGCGGTGAAGGCGGACGgcggcgacctcatggcctcttcacTCATTGCCTGTTccagtggaagtgggagcatgttaccatggattttgtcacggGTTGCCCGCAcgtcgataccatatgggttgttgtgacagattgacaaagacggctcactttatccccatgaagattacctattcgatggacaagcggctcgcttgtacattgataatgtagttcgcTCTACACGGAGTTCTATCAAGCATCATCTCGATCGGGATCCCGGATTTACATCTAAGTTCTAGGGGGTTTTCAggaaggcaatgggtacacactgttgagttttagtacagccttccaccctcaaaccgacggacatcggagaggactattcagacattggaagatatgctccgagcttgtgccattgatatgcaggcAGGTggacgagcatctctcacttattgagtttgcttacaataacgaTTACGaggctactataggcatggcaccgtttgaggcttagtatgggaagaagtgtcggacaccgttatattgggacgaagtaggtgaacggcgtattcttggacccgagttgGTCGggcaacatgcgagaaggtggacttgatttgTGAACGGATCAAGGCGGCTCACCCGAGCGAAAGGTTATGCGGACTTGAGGCGGAAAGACCTTGAGTTCCCTATCggcgataaagtgttccttaaggtatcaccctccaaaggggtgatgcgttcAAAGAAGGGCAAGCCGAGTCCGAGATTTATAGGgccttttgagatccttgcacggattggaccggtggcatatcggttagcactccctccatctttagaaggtgtgcacAACGCcttccacgtgtccatgttgaggaagtatgtccatgatccaagccatgtattgacgcatgaaccaccgaacttgcggccgacatgtcctataaagagcgctgaaaagattttggacagaaggttgttcatcttcgtAATCgcccattcattatgtgaagataaaatggtgcaaccatccgaagaggaagcttcttgggaggcagaggtagagatgcgggcgaaatacccttttcttgcctatctacaaggtacgtcaaatttcgaggacgaaatttcttataaggtgggggtgTTATatcccgggatataattaaatatcatttcttctcgtgacgtgtagataccgccgCCATGTATCTTGGtgactgttctccatgatggtcaaacctagctacaaaatcgttgaccacaacacgggtttgcctgtggaggaaagattcctcaaccgccagtggggaaagttcgttgtggcgacttcgtcgactaccctccaagtaccagcccgggaagc encodes:
- the LOC122640311 gene encoding aquaporin PIP1-2-like — protein: MEGKEENVKLGANKFSERQPIGTAAQTDKDYKEPPPAPLFEAGELQSWSFWRAGIAEFMATFLFLYITILTVMGVKRAPNMCASVGIQGIAWAFGGVDQNLCEPWLIHGQMPTALAIGRSR